A genomic stretch from Bos javanicus breed banteng chromosome 29, ARS-OSU_banteng_1.0, whole genome shotgun sequence includes:
- the CARNS1 gene encoding carnosine synthase 1 isoform X2: MLSLDPLGPEWDCPLGSKDLEEEEGPWGGGSGLPPPGCFPGSWRHDVGLDCKGASEGADAQAWTVHYYSLLQSCLQQAGLPETQDRSQAPRTGCPGAEVTLCILGSPSTFLSVLLEAGVQSPGNMLLCLSPAWLTKVPAPGQPGEAALLVSKAVSFHPGGLTFLDDFVPPRRATYFLAGLGLGPGWGREAAELARDLTCPTGASAELARLLEDRLLTRRLLAQQGNVAVPATLAFTYKPPAPLRGGDASPGLRLVELNGKEGQETLVKEEVGAFLHSEALGDALQVAVKLSGWRWRGRQALRLYPRAEQGPVVDTVLALLEKLEEEESVLVEAVCPPARLPFAGSPPPGPELALRICAVVCRTQGDRPLLSKVVCSVGRGDRPLRHQSSLPRTLEAALAQCGLAEASQVAIVRQRVKAAAEAALAAVLTLEAGLSAEQRGGRQVRTDFLGVDFALTVAGRELTPVALELNGGLCLEACGALEGLWAAQRPGLAAEEAAAAPLVETMLRRSARCLMEGKQLLLLGAGGVSKKFVWEAARDYGLKLHLVESDPNHFASQLVQTFIHFDVTEHRRDEENARVLAELVRARGLQLDGCFSYWDDCLVLTALLCQELGLPCNPPAAMRLAKQKSRTQLHLLCRRGPPWPAPSLYAVPCCPLESEADVDRAVRQVPLPGVMKLEFGAGAVGVRLVKNASQCREHFSRIARDLQAEADHPGIGLGWGNAMLLMEFIEGTEHDVDLVLFGGRLLAAFVSDNGPTRLPGFTETAACMPTGLAPEQEAQLVQAAFRCCLGCGLLDGVFNVELKLTGAGPRLIEINPRMGGFYLRDWILELYGVDLLLAAAMVACGLQPALPAHPRARGHLVGVMCLVSQHLQALSSTASPETLQALHDQGLLRLNLLEEALVPGEYEEPYCSVACAGSSPAEARHRLLGLCQGLGIDGPHYPVAYFLSHFK; this comes from the exons ATG CTCTCCCTGGATCCGCTGGGTCCCGAGTGGGACTGCCCCCTGGGCTCCAAGGacttggaggaagaggagggccCGTGGGGCGGGGGCTCTGGCCTGCCGCCCCCGGGCTGCTTCCCTGGCTCCTGGCGCCACGACGTGGGCCTGGACTGCAAGGGCGCCTCCGAGGGGGCGGACGCCCAGGCCTGGACTGTGCACTACTACAGCCTTCTGCAGAGCTGTCTGCAGCAAGCGGGCCTCCCGGAGACCCAGGACCGCAGCCAGGCGCCCCGCACAG GCTGCCCTGGGGCGGAGGTGACCTTGTGCATTCTGGGGTCCCCCAGCACCTTTCTGTCCGTGCTGCTGGAGGCTGGGGTCCAGAGCCCGG GAAACATGCTCCTTTGCCTGTCCCCCGCTTGGCTGACAAAggtgccagccccagggcagccGGGTGAGGCAGCCCTGCTGGTCTCCAAGGCCGTGAGCTTCCACCCAGGGGGCCTGACGTTCCTGGATGACTTTGTTCCCCCTCGTCGGGCCACCTACTTCCTggctggcctggggctggggcctgGCTGGGGTCGAGAGGCGGCTGAGCTCGCCCGCGACCTGACCTGCCCCACCGGAGCCTCAGCCGAGCTGGCCCGGCTGCTGGAGGACCGGCTGCTGACGAGGCGGCTGCTGGCTCAGCAGGGCAACGTGGCCGTGCCAGCTACCCTGGCTTTCACGTACAAGCCACCAGCACCGCTGCGGGGAGGGGATGCCAGCCCGGGACTACGGCTGGTGGAGCTGAATGGCAAAGAGGGCCAGGAGACACTGGTGAAGGAGGAAGTGGGGGCCTTTCTGCATTCCGAGGCCCTGGGTGATGCCCTGCAG GTGGCCGTGAAGCTCAGTGGCTGGCGCTGGCGGGGGCGGCAGGCCTTGCGTCTGTATCCACGAGCTGAGCAGGGCCCAGTGGTGGACACAGTGCTGGCGTTGCTGGAGAAACTGGAAGAGGAGGAGAGTGTCTTGGTGGAGGCTGTCTGCCCACCTGCCCGGCTCCCCTTCGCAG GCAGCCCTCCCCCCGGCCCTGAGCTGGCCCTGCGGATCTGTGCGGTGGTGTGTCGGACACAGGGTGACAGGCCCCTGCTGAGCAAG GTGGTATGCAGCGTGGGCCGTGGGGACCGGCCTCTGCGACACCAGAGCTCCTTGCCCCGGACCCTGGAGGCGGCGCTGGCCCAGTGCGGCCTGGCGGAGGCCTCGCAGGTGGCAATCGTGCGGCAGCGCGTCAAGGCGGCGGCCGAGGCCGCGCTAGCCGCCGTGCTGACCCTGGAGGCCGGCCTGAGCGCTGAGCAGCGAGGCGGACGCCAGGTCCGCACTGACTTCCTCG GGGTGGACTTCGCCCTGACGGTGGCCGGTCGTGAGCTGACCCCCGTGGCCCTGGAGTTGAACGGAGGCCTGTGTCTGGAAGCGTGCGGCGCGCTCGAGGGGCTGTGGGCCGCGCAGCGCCCAGGCCTGGCGGCCGAGGAGGCGGCGGCCGCGCCGCTGGTAGAGACGATGCTGCGGCGCTCGGCGCGCTGCCTCATGGAGGGAAAGCAGCTCCTGCTGCTCGGGGCCGGCGGCGTCAGCAAGAAGTTCGTGTGGGAGGCGGCGCGCGACTACGGGCTCAAG CTACACCTGGTGGAGTCAGACCCCAACCACTTTGCGTCCCAGCTGGTGCAGACCTTCATCCACTTCGACGTCACAGAGCACCGGCGGGATGAGGAGAACGCCCGGGTGCTGGCGGAGCTGGTGCGGGCACGAGGCCTGCAGCTCGATGGCTGCTTTTCCTACTGGGATGACTGCCTGGTGCTCACAGCCTTGCTCTGCCAGGAGTTGGGCCTGCCTTGCAACCCGCCGGCCGCCATGCGCCTGGCCAAGCAGAAGAGCCGCACCCAGCTGCACCTGTTGTGCCGCCGTGGCCCACCCTGGCCTGCGCCCTCCCTCTATGCTGTGCCCTGCTGTCCACTGGAGAGTGAGGCCGATGTGGACAGGGCTGTCCGCCAGGTGCCCCTACCAGGCGTCATGAAGCTGGAGTTCGGGGCCGGCGCGGTGGGTGTGCGGCTGGTGAAGAATGCCTCGCAGTGCCGTGAGCACTTTTCCCGGATCGCCCGAGACTTGCAGGCCGAGGCTGACCACCCGGGcattgggctgggctggggcaatGCTATGCTGCTGATGGAGTTCATCGAGGGCACGGAACATGATGTGGATCTGGTGTTGTTCGGCGGGCGGCTGCTGGCTGCCTTCGTCTCTGACAATGGCCCCACGCGGCTGCCTGGCTTCACTGAGACCGCAGCCTGCATGCCCACTGGGCTGGCCCCGGAGCAGGAGGCGCAGCTGGTGCAGGCCGCCTTCCGCTGTTGCCTGGGCTGCGGGCTTCTGGATGGGGTCTTCAACGTGGAGCTCAAGCTGACCGGGGCTGGGCCGCGGCTCATTGAGATCAACCCCCGCATGGGCGGCTTCTACCTGCGAGACTGGATCCTGGAGCTTTATGGTGTGGACCTGCTGCTGGCTGCGGCTATGGTGGCCTGTGGCTTGCAACCTGCCCTGCCAGCCCACCCCCGTGCCCGGGGCCACCTGGTGGGTGTCATGTGCCTGGTGTCCCAACACCTGCAGGCACTGAGTTCCACCGCCAGCCCCGAGACCCTGCAGGCTCTTCACGACCAGGGCCTGCTGCGCCTCAATCTGCTGGAGGAGGCCCTGGTCCCTGGCGAATACGAGGAGCCCTACTGCAGTGTGGCCTGTGCTGGGTCCAGCCCAGCCGAGGCCCGTCACCGCCTGCTGGGCCTCTGCCAGGGCCTGGGCATTGACGGGCCCCACTACCCCGTTGCCTACTTCTTGTCCCACTTCAAATAG
- the CARNS1 gene encoding carnosine synthase 1 isoform X1, with the protein MWPLPSLPKTPHFCPPQLSLDPLGPEWDCPLGSKDLEEEEGPWGGGSGLPPPGCFPGSWRHDVGLDCKGASEGADAQAWTVHYYSLLQSCLQQAGLPETQDRSQAPRTGCPGAEVTLCILGSPSTFLSVLLEAGVQSPGNMLLCLSPAWLTKVPAPGQPGEAALLVSKAVSFHPGGLTFLDDFVPPRRATYFLAGLGLGPGWGREAAELARDLTCPTGASAELARLLEDRLLTRRLLAQQGNVAVPATLAFTYKPPAPLRGGDASPGLRLVELNGKEGQETLVKEEVGAFLHSEALGDALQVAVKLSGWRWRGRQALRLYPRAEQGPVVDTVLALLEKLEEEESVLVEAVCPPARLPFAGSPPPGPELALRICAVVCRTQGDRPLLSKVVCSVGRGDRPLRHQSSLPRTLEAALAQCGLAEASQVAIVRQRVKAAAEAALAAVLTLEAGLSAEQRGGRQVRTDFLGVDFALTVAGRELTPVALELNGGLCLEACGALEGLWAAQRPGLAAEEAAAAPLVETMLRRSARCLMEGKQLLLLGAGGVSKKFVWEAARDYGLKLHLVESDPNHFASQLVQTFIHFDVTEHRRDEENARVLAELVRARGLQLDGCFSYWDDCLVLTALLCQELGLPCNPPAAMRLAKQKSRTQLHLLCRRGPPWPAPSLYAVPCCPLESEADVDRAVRQVPLPGVMKLEFGAGAVGVRLVKNASQCREHFSRIARDLQAEADHPGIGLGWGNAMLLMEFIEGTEHDVDLVLFGGRLLAAFVSDNGPTRLPGFTETAACMPTGLAPEQEAQLVQAAFRCCLGCGLLDGVFNVELKLTGAGPRLIEINPRMGGFYLRDWILELYGVDLLLAAAMVACGLQPALPAHPRARGHLVGVMCLVSQHLQALSSTASPETLQALHDQGLLRLNLLEEALVPGEYEEPYCSVACAGSSPAEARHRLLGLCQGLGIDGPHYPVAYFLSHFK; encoded by the exons ATGTGGCCCTTGCCCAGCCTGCCCAAGACCCCCCACTTCTGCCCCCCTCAGCTCTCCCTGGATCCGCTGGGTCCCGAGTGGGACTGCCCCCTGGGCTCCAAGGacttggaggaagaggagggccCGTGGGGCGGGGGCTCTGGCCTGCCGCCCCCGGGCTGCTTCCCTGGCTCCTGGCGCCACGACGTGGGCCTGGACTGCAAGGGCGCCTCCGAGGGGGCGGACGCCCAGGCCTGGACTGTGCACTACTACAGCCTTCTGCAGAGCTGTCTGCAGCAAGCGGGCCTCCCGGAGACCCAGGACCGCAGCCAGGCGCCCCGCACAG GCTGCCCTGGGGCGGAGGTGACCTTGTGCATTCTGGGGTCCCCCAGCACCTTTCTGTCCGTGCTGCTGGAGGCTGGGGTCCAGAGCCCGG GAAACATGCTCCTTTGCCTGTCCCCCGCTTGGCTGACAAAggtgccagccccagggcagccGGGTGAGGCAGCCCTGCTGGTCTCCAAGGCCGTGAGCTTCCACCCAGGGGGCCTGACGTTCCTGGATGACTTTGTTCCCCCTCGTCGGGCCACCTACTTCCTggctggcctggggctggggcctgGCTGGGGTCGAGAGGCGGCTGAGCTCGCCCGCGACCTGACCTGCCCCACCGGAGCCTCAGCCGAGCTGGCCCGGCTGCTGGAGGACCGGCTGCTGACGAGGCGGCTGCTGGCTCAGCAGGGCAACGTGGCCGTGCCAGCTACCCTGGCTTTCACGTACAAGCCACCAGCACCGCTGCGGGGAGGGGATGCCAGCCCGGGACTACGGCTGGTGGAGCTGAATGGCAAAGAGGGCCAGGAGACACTGGTGAAGGAGGAAGTGGGGGCCTTTCTGCATTCCGAGGCCCTGGGTGATGCCCTGCAG GTGGCCGTGAAGCTCAGTGGCTGGCGCTGGCGGGGGCGGCAGGCCTTGCGTCTGTATCCACGAGCTGAGCAGGGCCCAGTGGTGGACACAGTGCTGGCGTTGCTGGAGAAACTGGAAGAGGAGGAGAGTGTCTTGGTGGAGGCTGTCTGCCCACCTGCCCGGCTCCCCTTCGCAG GCAGCCCTCCCCCCGGCCCTGAGCTGGCCCTGCGGATCTGTGCGGTGGTGTGTCGGACACAGGGTGACAGGCCCCTGCTGAGCAAG GTGGTATGCAGCGTGGGCCGTGGGGACCGGCCTCTGCGACACCAGAGCTCCTTGCCCCGGACCCTGGAGGCGGCGCTGGCCCAGTGCGGCCTGGCGGAGGCCTCGCAGGTGGCAATCGTGCGGCAGCGCGTCAAGGCGGCGGCCGAGGCCGCGCTAGCCGCCGTGCTGACCCTGGAGGCCGGCCTGAGCGCTGAGCAGCGAGGCGGACGCCAGGTCCGCACTGACTTCCTCG GGGTGGACTTCGCCCTGACGGTGGCCGGTCGTGAGCTGACCCCCGTGGCCCTGGAGTTGAACGGAGGCCTGTGTCTGGAAGCGTGCGGCGCGCTCGAGGGGCTGTGGGCCGCGCAGCGCCCAGGCCTGGCGGCCGAGGAGGCGGCGGCCGCGCCGCTGGTAGAGACGATGCTGCGGCGCTCGGCGCGCTGCCTCATGGAGGGAAAGCAGCTCCTGCTGCTCGGGGCCGGCGGCGTCAGCAAGAAGTTCGTGTGGGAGGCGGCGCGCGACTACGGGCTCAAG CTACACCTGGTGGAGTCAGACCCCAACCACTTTGCGTCCCAGCTGGTGCAGACCTTCATCCACTTCGACGTCACAGAGCACCGGCGGGATGAGGAGAACGCCCGGGTGCTGGCGGAGCTGGTGCGGGCACGAGGCCTGCAGCTCGATGGCTGCTTTTCCTACTGGGATGACTGCCTGGTGCTCACAGCCTTGCTCTGCCAGGAGTTGGGCCTGCCTTGCAACCCGCCGGCCGCCATGCGCCTGGCCAAGCAGAAGAGCCGCACCCAGCTGCACCTGTTGTGCCGCCGTGGCCCACCCTGGCCTGCGCCCTCCCTCTATGCTGTGCCCTGCTGTCCACTGGAGAGTGAGGCCGATGTGGACAGGGCTGTCCGCCAGGTGCCCCTACCAGGCGTCATGAAGCTGGAGTTCGGGGCCGGCGCGGTGGGTGTGCGGCTGGTGAAGAATGCCTCGCAGTGCCGTGAGCACTTTTCCCGGATCGCCCGAGACTTGCAGGCCGAGGCTGACCACCCGGGcattgggctgggctggggcaatGCTATGCTGCTGATGGAGTTCATCGAGGGCACGGAACATGATGTGGATCTGGTGTTGTTCGGCGGGCGGCTGCTGGCTGCCTTCGTCTCTGACAATGGCCCCACGCGGCTGCCTGGCTTCACTGAGACCGCAGCCTGCATGCCCACTGGGCTGGCCCCGGAGCAGGAGGCGCAGCTGGTGCAGGCCGCCTTCCGCTGTTGCCTGGGCTGCGGGCTTCTGGATGGGGTCTTCAACGTGGAGCTCAAGCTGACCGGGGCTGGGCCGCGGCTCATTGAGATCAACCCCCGCATGGGCGGCTTCTACCTGCGAGACTGGATCCTGGAGCTTTATGGTGTGGACCTGCTGCTGGCTGCGGCTATGGTGGCCTGTGGCTTGCAACCTGCCCTGCCAGCCCACCCCCGTGCCCGGGGCCACCTGGTGGGTGTCATGTGCCTGGTGTCCCAACACCTGCAGGCACTGAGTTCCACCGCCAGCCCCGAGACCCTGCAGGCTCTTCACGACCAGGGCCTGCTGCGCCTCAATCTGCTGGAGGAGGCCCTGGTCCCTGGCGAATACGAGGAGCCCTACTGCAGTGTGGCCTGTGCTGGGTCCAGCCCAGCCGAGGCCCGTCACCGCCTGCTGGGCCTCTGCCAGGGCCTGGGCATTGACGGGCCCCACTACCCCGTTGCCTACTTCTTGTCCCACTTCAAATAG
- the CARNS1 gene encoding carnosine synthase 1 isoform X3 yields MLLCLSPAWLTKVPAPGQPGEAALLVSKAVSFHPGGLTFLDDFVPPRRATYFLAGLGLGPGWGREAAELARDLTCPTGASAELARLLEDRLLTRRLLAQQGNVAVPATLAFTYKPPAPLRGGDASPGLRLVELNGKEGQETLVKEEVGAFLHSEALGDALQVAVKLSGWRWRGRQALRLYPRAEQGPVVDTVLALLEKLEEEESVLVEAVCPPARLPFAGSPPPGPELALRICAVVCRTQGDRPLLSKVVCSVGRGDRPLRHQSSLPRTLEAALAQCGLAEASQVAIVRQRVKAAAEAALAAVLTLEAGLSAEQRGGRQVRTDFLGVDFALTVAGRELTPVALELNGGLCLEACGALEGLWAAQRPGLAAEEAAAAPLVETMLRRSARCLMEGKQLLLLGAGGVSKKFVWEAARDYGLKLHLVESDPNHFASQLVQTFIHFDVTEHRRDEENARVLAELVRARGLQLDGCFSYWDDCLVLTALLCQELGLPCNPPAAMRLAKQKSRTQLHLLCRRGPPWPAPSLYAVPCCPLESEADVDRAVRQVPLPGVMKLEFGAGAVGVRLVKNASQCREHFSRIARDLQAEADHPGIGLGWGNAMLLMEFIEGTEHDVDLVLFGGRLLAAFVSDNGPTRLPGFTETAACMPTGLAPEQEAQLVQAAFRCCLGCGLLDGVFNVELKLTGAGPRLIEINPRMGGFYLRDWILELYGVDLLLAAAMVACGLQPALPAHPRARGHLVGVMCLVSQHLQALSSTASPETLQALHDQGLLRLNLLEEALVPGEYEEPYCSVACAGSSPAEARHRLLGLCQGLGIDGPHYPVAYFLSHFK; encoded by the exons ATGCTCCTTTGCCTGTCCCCCGCTTGGCTGACAAAggtgccagccccagggcagccGGGTGAGGCAGCCCTGCTGGTCTCCAAGGCCGTGAGCTTCCACCCAGGGGGCCTGACGTTCCTGGATGACTTTGTTCCCCCTCGTCGGGCCACCTACTTCCTggctggcctggggctggggcctgGCTGGGGTCGAGAGGCGGCTGAGCTCGCCCGCGACCTGACCTGCCCCACCGGAGCCTCAGCCGAGCTGGCCCGGCTGCTGGAGGACCGGCTGCTGACGAGGCGGCTGCTGGCTCAGCAGGGCAACGTGGCCGTGCCAGCTACCCTGGCTTTCACGTACAAGCCACCAGCACCGCTGCGGGGAGGGGATGCCAGCCCGGGACTACGGCTGGTGGAGCTGAATGGCAAAGAGGGCCAGGAGACACTGGTGAAGGAGGAAGTGGGGGCCTTTCTGCATTCCGAGGCCCTGGGTGATGCCCTGCAG GTGGCCGTGAAGCTCAGTGGCTGGCGCTGGCGGGGGCGGCAGGCCTTGCGTCTGTATCCACGAGCTGAGCAGGGCCCAGTGGTGGACACAGTGCTGGCGTTGCTGGAGAAACTGGAAGAGGAGGAGAGTGTCTTGGTGGAGGCTGTCTGCCCACCTGCCCGGCTCCCCTTCGCAG GCAGCCCTCCCCCCGGCCCTGAGCTGGCCCTGCGGATCTGTGCGGTGGTGTGTCGGACACAGGGTGACAGGCCCCTGCTGAGCAAG GTGGTATGCAGCGTGGGCCGTGGGGACCGGCCTCTGCGACACCAGAGCTCCTTGCCCCGGACCCTGGAGGCGGCGCTGGCCCAGTGCGGCCTGGCGGAGGCCTCGCAGGTGGCAATCGTGCGGCAGCGCGTCAAGGCGGCGGCCGAGGCCGCGCTAGCCGCCGTGCTGACCCTGGAGGCCGGCCTGAGCGCTGAGCAGCGAGGCGGACGCCAGGTCCGCACTGACTTCCTCG GGGTGGACTTCGCCCTGACGGTGGCCGGTCGTGAGCTGACCCCCGTGGCCCTGGAGTTGAACGGAGGCCTGTGTCTGGAAGCGTGCGGCGCGCTCGAGGGGCTGTGGGCCGCGCAGCGCCCAGGCCTGGCGGCCGAGGAGGCGGCGGCCGCGCCGCTGGTAGAGACGATGCTGCGGCGCTCGGCGCGCTGCCTCATGGAGGGAAAGCAGCTCCTGCTGCTCGGGGCCGGCGGCGTCAGCAAGAAGTTCGTGTGGGAGGCGGCGCGCGACTACGGGCTCAAG CTACACCTGGTGGAGTCAGACCCCAACCACTTTGCGTCCCAGCTGGTGCAGACCTTCATCCACTTCGACGTCACAGAGCACCGGCGGGATGAGGAGAACGCCCGGGTGCTGGCGGAGCTGGTGCGGGCACGAGGCCTGCAGCTCGATGGCTGCTTTTCCTACTGGGATGACTGCCTGGTGCTCACAGCCTTGCTCTGCCAGGAGTTGGGCCTGCCTTGCAACCCGCCGGCCGCCATGCGCCTGGCCAAGCAGAAGAGCCGCACCCAGCTGCACCTGTTGTGCCGCCGTGGCCCACCCTGGCCTGCGCCCTCCCTCTATGCTGTGCCCTGCTGTCCACTGGAGAGTGAGGCCGATGTGGACAGGGCTGTCCGCCAGGTGCCCCTACCAGGCGTCATGAAGCTGGAGTTCGGGGCCGGCGCGGTGGGTGTGCGGCTGGTGAAGAATGCCTCGCAGTGCCGTGAGCACTTTTCCCGGATCGCCCGAGACTTGCAGGCCGAGGCTGACCACCCGGGcattgggctgggctggggcaatGCTATGCTGCTGATGGAGTTCATCGAGGGCACGGAACATGATGTGGATCTGGTGTTGTTCGGCGGGCGGCTGCTGGCTGCCTTCGTCTCTGACAATGGCCCCACGCGGCTGCCTGGCTTCACTGAGACCGCAGCCTGCATGCCCACTGGGCTGGCCCCGGAGCAGGAGGCGCAGCTGGTGCAGGCCGCCTTCCGCTGTTGCCTGGGCTGCGGGCTTCTGGATGGGGTCTTCAACGTGGAGCTCAAGCTGACCGGGGCTGGGCCGCGGCTCATTGAGATCAACCCCCGCATGGGCGGCTTCTACCTGCGAGACTGGATCCTGGAGCTTTATGGTGTGGACCTGCTGCTGGCTGCGGCTATGGTGGCCTGTGGCTTGCAACCTGCCCTGCCAGCCCACCCCCGTGCCCGGGGCCACCTGGTGGGTGTCATGTGCCTGGTGTCCCAACACCTGCAGGCACTGAGTTCCACCGCCAGCCCCGAGACCCTGCAGGCTCTTCACGACCAGGGCCTGCTGCGCCTCAATCTGCTGGAGGAGGCCCTGGTCCCTGGCGAATACGAGGAGCCCTACTGCAGTGTGGCCTGTGCTGGGTCCAGCCCAGCCGAGGCCCGTCACCGCCTGCTGGGCCTCTGCCAGGGCCTGGGCATTGACGGGCCCCACTACCCCGTTGCCTACTTCTTGTCCCACTTCAAATAG